One genomic region from Arthrobacter pigmenti encodes:
- a CDS encoding TetR/AcrR family transcriptional regulator, translating into MNLREPLLEAAITLLDKGGPENVTLREVGRIAGVSRTAPYLYFASKSALLAAIATQELRALERTVEDLPRETLTAWDMLWHAIRHYVSWAQERPERFKLVFSTWESESDELRRAADRAAELLVELIVRCQDEASLPKGDPWVLAAAIRAFAHGAATLELSGHLLVQDRQPLNAVYLVENYLAAIPFLAPGNDAPAGPQRDLARKVG; encoded by the coding sequence ATGAACCTACGTGAACCACTCTTGGAAGCTGCAATCACGCTGCTCGACAAGGGTGGACCCGAGAACGTGACGCTCCGTGAAGTGGGCCGGATAGCGGGCGTGTCACGCACTGCGCCGTACCTATACTTCGCCAGCAAATCTGCGCTGCTCGCAGCCATCGCGACGCAGGAACTGCGCGCTCTAGAGCGGACAGTGGAGGACCTACCCCGCGAAACCCTCACTGCATGGGACATGCTGTGGCACGCGATTCGGCATTATGTCTCGTGGGCGCAAGAAAGACCGGAACGTTTCAAGCTCGTGTTCAGCACCTGGGAGAGCGAGAGCGATGAGCTTCGACGAGCGGCCGACCGGGCCGCCGAGCTGCTTGTCGAGCTGATAGTCCGCTGCCAGGACGAGGCTTCCCTCCCCAAAGGTGACCCGTGGGTCCTCGCAGCCGCCATCCGCGCATTCGCACACGGTGCCGCCACGCTGGAGCTGTCGGGGCATCTGCTCGTTCAGGACCGGCAGCCGCTCAACGCCGTGTACCTTGTCGAGAATTACCTCGCGGCGATCCCGTTCCTGGCGCCCGGCAACGATGCACCGGCGGGCCCCCAGCGGGACCTCGCACGCAAAGTTGGCTGA
- a CDS encoding 4'-phosphopantetheinyl transferase family protein, translating to MTDPVHPRIAGAVVLSDATASAQYIPSGAQEVEEQTKFRERMSAERHAAYRSGRGAAHHALEAWRPGETAAHTEVLRGPLGGPIALRSYGQDRGEIARVSIAHCPGWAAAAVSECGRPIGVDVEPRPSTSQAALIRALSARETEAATAANLAPADAALIVWTAREAAGKTLRTGLVVASGVLEVAEIGLIADDTYEVRYARLPAISGIAHLGDEVVLAAATPCRRSDRVNMIETDATSSMQRLWWVGISRRDVPWSNGAEPRLRERMKS from the coding sequence ATGACTGACCCGGTCCATCCGCGGATCGCAGGAGCCGTCGTCCTCTCAGACGCCACAGCTTCGGCCCAATACATCCCATCGGGGGCACAGGAGGTCGAGGAGCAGACTAAGTTCCGCGAGCGGATGAGCGCCGAGCGGCACGCTGCATACCGGTCGGGTCGCGGTGCCGCGCATCACGCGCTTGAGGCCTGGCGTCCCGGCGAAACTGCGGCACATACCGAGGTGCTGCGAGGGCCACTTGGTGGGCCAATCGCGCTGCGCTCCTATGGCCAGGATCGTGGCGAAATCGCCCGCGTATCAATCGCCCACTGTCCAGGATGGGCGGCCGCGGCTGTCTCCGAATGCGGACGCCCCATTGGGGTCGATGTAGAGCCGCGCCCGTCAACATCCCAGGCTGCGCTGATACGGGCCCTGTCCGCGCGCGAAACGGAGGCTGCAACCGCGGCCAACCTCGCACCCGCGGACGCCGCCCTCATAGTGTGGACAGCGCGAGAGGCCGCGGGGAAGACACTGAGGACGGGGCTGGTGGTCGCCTCCGGCGTCCTCGAAGTCGCCGAGATCGGCCTCATAGCCGACGACACGTACGAGGTGCGCTACGCTCGGCTACCCGCGATATCGGGCATCGCTCACCTAGGTGACGAGGTCGTCCTCGCCGCGGCCACACCCTGTCGACGCAGCGACCGCGTCAACATGATTGAGACCGACGCAACTAGTTCAATGCAGCGTTTGTGGTGGGTCGGGATCAGTCGAAGAGATGTACCGTGGAGCAATGGGGCCGAACCACGGCTCCGGGAACGGATGAAGTCATGA
- a CDS encoding SDR family NAD(P)-dependent oxidoreductase, producing MTKSVLITGATGGLGRATSFALARQGVPLILVARNQARGKDLAQEILSEVPRASVVIRAADLSDLSSVSALASGLVAEEIVPRTVICNAGLQVVDRIQRSIDGFELTMATNVLGHVALLAPLLDHLRPGTRIITLGSETHRGGMKAFGFPAARWSDMSTLLQPHVGTPTTSHAGQVRYSTSKLACIAMAYELDRRLRGRGVRAVSFDPGMMPATGLAREYHPIARAIYTALTPLLVRMPGAKTVPESAADLAWLATAPEAESLMGGYVSGQRECRSSEVSYREGLGAEIWNTCLEQARIPAADD from the coding sequence ATGACCAAATCAGTCCTCATAACGGGAGCGACAGGTGGCCTCGGACGCGCCACATCCTTCGCGCTGGCACGCCAGGGCGTGCCTCTCATCCTCGTGGCCCGCAACCAAGCTCGCGGCAAGGATCTTGCCCAGGAAATCCTCAGTGAGGTGCCGAGAGCGTCCGTCGTTATACGTGCCGCCGATCTCTCCGACCTCTCGAGCGTCAGCGCACTGGCTTCGGGTCTGGTCGCGGAGGAGATTGTCCCTCGCACGGTGATCTGCAACGCCGGGCTTCAGGTCGTGGACCGCATCCAACGGTCCATCGACGGCTTCGAGCTTACGATGGCCACTAACGTGCTCGGACACGTCGCGCTGCTCGCACCGCTGCTGGACCACCTGCGTCCGGGCACCCGGATCATTACGCTTGGCAGCGAGACGCACCGCGGCGGGATGAAGGCATTCGGATTCCCGGCAGCGCGGTGGTCGGACATGTCGACGCTACTTCAGCCACATGTGGGCACACCTACGACCTCGCACGCAGGCCAGGTGCGCTATTCAACGTCCAAGCTGGCTTGCATCGCGATGGCATACGAACTCGACCGTCGGCTCCGCGGCCGAGGGGTGCGCGCAGTGAGCTTCGACCCCGGGATGATGCCTGCCACCGGCCTCGCGCGGGAATATCACCCGATCGCGCGCGCGATCTATACAGCCCTCACACCTCTGCTGGTGCGGATGCCTGGAGCCAAGACTGTGCCTGAGTCGGCGGCCGACCTCGCGTGGCTCGCGACCGCCCCGGAGGCAGAGTCCCTGATGGGCGGTTATGTCTCAGGACAGCGCGAATGCCGAAGCTCGGAGGTGTCCTATCGCGAGGGGCTCGGAGCCGAGATCTGGAACACTTGCCTCGAGCAGGCAAGGATCCCGGCCGCTGATGACTGA